The following are encoded together in the Bombus pascuorum chromosome 10, iyBomPasc1.1, whole genome shotgun sequence genome:
- the LOC132911531 gene encoding troponin C-like — translation MDDEQLKMLRRAFSMFDSTKSGRIEKEKVRTILNTLGHTFDDHELEVLLKQEDEEGSGKLDFDSFYRVACHFQEEDDEALQKELKEAFRLYDKEGNGYIPTSSLREILAALDDQITPDQMDGMIAEIDTDGSGTVDFDEFMEMMTGD, via the exons ATG GATGACGAACAGCTGAAAA TGCTCAGGAGAGCCTTCTCCATGTTCGATTCAACGAAGTCTGGTCGGATCGAGAAGGAAAAAGTAAGAACAATCCTCAACACCCTAGGGCACACTTTCGACGATCACGAGCTCGAGGTGCTACTCAAacaagaagacgaagaag GTAGCGGAAAATTAGATTTCGACTCCTTCTATCGGGTGGCCTGCCACTTCCAAGAGGAGGACGACGAGGCCCTGCAGAAGGAGTTAAAAGAGGCTTTCAGGCTTTACGACAAGGAGGGTAACGGTTACATTCCAACGAGCTCTCTCAGGGAGATCCTCGCAGCTCTGGATGATCAGATAACACCCGATCAAATGGACGGCATGATCGCTGAAATAGATACCGACGGCTCTGGCACGGTTGACTTTGATG AATTCATGGAGATGATGACCGGCGATTAA